One window of the Podospora pseudocomata strain CBS 415.72m chromosome 7, whole genome shotgun sequence genome contains the following:
- a CDS encoding hypothetical protein (EggNog:ENOG503P7H0), with protein MEPQPPSPPSPASSALKTIAKYKQRSFDTSLNSHIPLLESAKNPSSPDVVLIGDSMIERMLTTANCGPNLVSPWPSQTMLPKDNSKQFQAGRVLNLGVGGDKIHNVAYRLVGDPTQRLKSVADMLAARRSVKLWVLQVGTNNLSPKKGLGDGDVDALRALVEALLDIGAEGCKVLVTGLFLRKDIPWEKIKQANEKIHQVVENFASGHPASVFWLPATEEVKEEHLVDHVHLSEAGYKIWIGRSLADETMRL; from the coding sequence ATGGAGCCACAGCCACCATCTCCGCCATCTCCTGCCAGCAGCGCTCTAAAAACTATTGCCAAATACAAACAACGTTCTTTCGACACCTCACTCAACTCCcacattcccctcctcgaGTCCGCAAAgaacccctcctctcctgacGTTGTTCTCATAGGAGACTCCATGATCGAACGGAtgctcaccaccgccaactgCGGCCCAAACCTCGTCTCGCCTTGGCCATCACAAACCATGCTTCCAAAGGACAACAGCAAGCAGTTTCAAGCAGGCCGAGTTCTCAacttgggagtgggaggtgACAAGATACACAATGTGGCCTACCGCCTGGTTGGTGACCCAACACAACGTCTCAAAAGTGTTGCAGACATGTTGGCCGCACGGAGAAGTGTAAAGCTGTGGGTTTTACAGGTTGGGACTAATAACCTGAGCCCCAAGAAAGGgctgggagatggagatgtcgATGCTCTAAGGGCCTTGGTAGAGGCCCTGCTGGACATAGGAGCAGAGGGTTGTAAGGTGTTAGTGACGGGATTGTTCTTGCGAAAGGATATACCCTGGGAGAAGATCAAACAGGCAAATGAAAAGATACATCAAGTGGTAGAGAATTTTGCGAGTGGCCACCCAGCAAGTGTGTTCTGGCTTCCTGCGACagaggaggtcaaggaagAACACTTGGTAGACCACGTGCATTTGAGCGAGGCTGGATACAAAATATGGATTGGGAGGTCACTGGCTGACGAGACTATGAGGTTATGA
- a CDS encoding hypothetical protein (COG:C; EggNog:ENOG503P3VE), giving the protein MAAAFIKAANAKIRSNPWTDYFCSTHFWGPASNFTIPLAAIADTQKSPDLISGKMTCALIVYAFTFMRFSLAVIPPNRLLFGCHTINATAQSVQGYRFMDWHYWGGKEKKLLAEKEATAKGQPVLVVNKVQNENHLEKK; this is encoded by the exons ATGGCCGCTGCGTTCATCAAGGCGGCAAATGCCAAGATCAGGTCCAATCCCTGGACCGATTACTTTTGCTCGACGC ACTTTTGGGGCCCGGCTTCCAACTTCACCATTCCTCTCGCGGCCATAGCGGATACGCAGAAGAGCCCTGACTT AATATCCGGCAAGATGACCTGCGCCCTCATCGTTTACGCCTTCACGTTCATGCGTTTCTCGCTTGCTGTCATACCACCCAACCGTCTTTTGTTCGGCTGCCACACCATTAATGCCACTGCTCAAAGCGTGCAAGGCTACCGCTTCATGGATTGGCATTACTGGggaggaaaggaaaagaagctgcttgctgagaaggaggcgaCTGCCAAGGGGCAGCCCGTCCTGGTGGTGAACAAAGTTCAAAATGAGAATCATCTGGAAAAGAAATAG
- a CDS encoding hypothetical protein (COG:S; EggNog:ENOG503Q0CA), whose product MVTGKLCCEKLLQPLNPTNHFFRANVGMRGAGEPIAENGGVIRVASTLVYSTCQHRPGDGHNFWGVFFAFRVIGSTLSGGDFAPRTLLWRPHSTLKQDMFRLQQQLEIVVTALLWCQSIPTARSTYHTNPQQGQYGRGVKSIQQGHIVVVLFGGDCPFVLREDGVERGKHRTVGDGYMDGFIDGEGMTDEMAGRNLEFMIV is encoded by the exons ATGGTCACAGGCAAGCTGTGTTGTGAGAAATTGCTTCAACCCCTGAAC CCCACAAACCATTTTTTTAGGGCAAAcgtggggatgaggggtgcGGGGGAGCCAATTGCGGAGAATGGCGGGGTCATCCGGGTGGCTTCGACTCTTGTTTACTCAACATGCCAACATCGGCCTGGAGACGGGCATAATTTTTGGGGTGTATTTTTTG CTTTCAGGGTTATCGGGTCAACGCTATCAGGAGGAGATTTTGCACCGCGGACGCTCCTATGGCGACCTCACTCAACACTCAAGCAAGACATGTTCAgacttcaacagcagctggagATTGTTGTCACCGCTTTGCTATGGTGTCAAAGTATCCCTACCGCCCGCTCAACCTACCACACAAACCCGCAACAGGGACAATATGGACGAGGTGTCAAGTCGATTCAGCAGGGACACATagtggtggttttgtttgggggtgACTGCCCTTTTGTTTTaagagaggatggtgttgaaagGGGCAAACATAGGACTGTGGGAGACGGGTATATGGATGGGTTTATAGATGGAGAGGGCATGACGGACGAAATGGCTGGCCGAAATCTAGAGTTCATGATTGTCTAG
- a CDS encoding hypothetical protein (EggNog:ENOG503P2JU): MRDLFTRAAALFLLFNPIYGADDGDDGYIGYRLDKRGDPETVNYETANTGGVQLAEEPDVYLNASVSVGYIGVDVQNLTAKVNLDANVLKLLHFSAGVDASINRVQLKIENVSAKVELEARLGNVVKMVDDVLNSIDLNPIIATLGQEVTQIINSTTDLLDGVGEGLGGGTGAGEEDAAGGNAKRSFEGSHKLESNVLFSVNDYTGQAHKNRVLAQDGSIYDEYLDNDGNEQSRVVVGSYDKDMEFNGHNRTIEEEGNVVEFELQYDYKPFPGVEVTSWIFVDTTGKVTRTQVIAEAQGGGSSTISNDADL; the protein is encoded by the coding sequence ATGAGAGACCTTTTCACTAGGGCAGCtgcccttttcctcctcttcaaccccatcTATGGCGCAGATGATGGAGACGATGGGTACATCGGGTACCGACTCGACAAGCGCGGCGACCCCGAGACGGTAAACTACGAAACCGCCAACACCGGCGGTGTCCAGCTTGCCGAAGAGCCAGATGTCTATCTCAACGCTTCGGTGAGCGTCGGGTACATCGGGGTTGACGTGCAAAACCTCACGGCCAAGGTCAACCTCGACGCAAACGTCCTGAAGCTGTTGCACTTCAGCGCGGGCGTTGACGCGAGCATCAACCGCGTCCAGCTCAAGATTGAGAATGTCTCTGCAAAGGTCGAGCTGGAGGCGCGTCTCGGGAATGTTGTCAAGATGGTCGACGATGTGCTCAACAGCATCGATCTCAATCCCATCATTGCGACCCTGGGACAGGAAGTCACACAGAtcatcaactccaccacTGACCTCctcgatggtgttggtgagggacTTGGAGGCGGAACTGGGgccggggaagaggatgctgCAGGAGGCAACGCCAAACGGTCGTTCGAGGGAAGCCACAAGCTCGAGAGCAATGTACTTTTCAGCGTCAACGACTACACCGGCCAAGCACACAAGAACCGTGTCCTCGCACAGGACGGCAGCATCTACGACGAGTATCTCGACAATGACGGCAACGAGCAGTCGCGGGTCGTGGTGGGATCATACGACAAGGATATGGAGTTCAACGGCCATAACCGGACgattgaagaggagggcaatGTTGTTGAGTTTGAGCTGCAGTATGACTATAAGCCCTTCCCCGGCGTTGAGGTGACTAGTTGGATCTTTGTCGATACGACAGGCAAGGTGACCCGGACACAGGTTATCGCAGAGGCTCAGGGCGGAGGATCAAGCACCATCAGCAATGATGCGGATTTGTAA
- a CDS encoding hypothetical protein (EggNog:ENOG503NVZI), with amino-acid sequence MRTSSRWSLLRAILLLVALFITLSAAQTESAEPAPSSEPAAEPSTETPSPSATPSSQTASPSTASSGGGGSGTPTTTTTPRPSGSNPPDVYLRVPELSVGRIELDVDDLKADVNLNAEIANLVSINVGVAVGIQKVNITISDVEAELELVIRLGHLVDIVNRTLSSLDLNPLLINLLNNVSDVVDSVVGAVDGLLGTITQGGSTLRFLIDNLGNIVQEVAGEGTDIVSSIVGNYQKNMTFTGVAKELGNGLTQRTYRYDALGSLVNIIFNTMGQVVQAVVVGKDNSGGGGGGGGSTTTAPASSAPATSVAPAPTTSAPAEEGE; translated from the coding sequence ATGAGGACCTCCTCGCGCTGGTCCCTCCTCAGGGCTATCCTCCTGCTCGTAGCTCTGTTCATCACTCTCTCAGCTGCGCAGACCGAGTCTGCCGAGCCAGCACCCTCATCAGAGCCCGCTGCCGAGCCCAGCACGGaaacaccctcgccatcagcaacacccaGCTCTCAGACTGCCTCCCCATCCACTGCTTCGagcggaggcggcggcagcgggacacccaccaccaccaccacccctcgaCCCTCGGGAAGCAATCCCCCTGACGTCTATCTCCGCGTTCCTGAGCTCTCAGTCGGCCGTATCGAGCTCGACGTGGATGACCTCAAAGCGGATGTCAACCTCAACGCCGAAATCGCCAACCTCGTCTCCATCAACGTCGGTGTGGCGGTTGGCATCCAAaaggtcaacatcaccatttCTGACGTAGAAGCCGAGCTAGAGCTTGTTATTCGTTTGGGACATTTGGTCGACATCGTCAACCGAACCCTCTCATCTCTTGACCTCAACCCACTGCTGATCAACCTGCTGAACAACGTTTCTGACGTTGTTGACTCTGTTGTTGGCGCCGTGGATGGCTTGCTGGGTACTATCACGCAGGGCGGCAGCACGTTGAGGTTTTTGATTGACAACCTGGGGAATATTGTGCAGGAggttgctggggagggaaCAGATATCGTCAGCAGCATTGTTGGAAACTATCAGAAGAACATGACGTTTACTGGTGTGGCTAAGGAGCTAGGGAACGGATTGACACAAAGGACGTACCGGTATGATGCGCTGGGGAGCTTGGTGAATATCATCTTTAATACCATGGGACAAGTCGTGCAGGCTGTCGTGGTCGGGAAGGATAAtagcggtggcggcggcggaggaggcggctcAACGACGACAGCTCCTGCCAGCTCCGCACCTGCCACAAGCGTGGCTCCGGCTCCAACGACAAGTGCGCCGGCGGAAGAGGGCGAGTAG
- a CDS encoding hypothetical protein (EggNog:ENOG503NYC5; COG:Q) translates to MAPTTEPVKTVEWQGRQVPVWPMRTIKYDLLLSQDPEEVEKVLQACLQDGYFQLDLDSIDGRRMLEDREQLLKLMNRFFDAPLEAKNEYGLIDSHLGYEPVGNRTGAFGAGSKDGYEMLKVSRDEIQQGSPRVPSPIKNSGDLHQLEQVIGSCNTITKVILAALSTGLNLAGKDRFENSHRNDRPSATTLSMMHYLPAEITGQHKVGHQKHTDISSLTLLFSDQWGLQVRPPGECGALEMGFVEPQKNCAFVHVGDSLRFASGMKFQSCIHRVVPFDPTEHRYSIAYFLRAEDDTMFMDSEGRYVTAKDWHDQKFKAFTDPWFYQAQAPKTMILGGMVEAGADDPEPVTAYAPLPVQMPA, encoded by the coding sequence ATGGCTCCTACCACCGAACCCGTAAAGACCGTCGAATGGCAAGGCAGGCAGGTTCCTGTCTGGCCCATGAGGACCATCAAGTACGATCTGCTCCTCTCGCAGGATCCTGAGGAGGTCGAGAAGGTGCTCCAGGCTTGCCTTCAGGACGGTTACTTCCAGCTCGATCTCGACAGCATCGACGGCCGTCGCATGCTCGAGGACCGTGAGCAACTTCTCAAGCTCATGAACCGCTTCTTTGATGCCCCCCTCGAGGCCAAGAACGAATATGGCTTGATCGACTCCCATCTTGGCTACGAGCCTGTCGGTAACCGCACTGGCGCCTTTGGTGCTGGCTCCAAGGACGGCTATGAGATGCTCAAGGTCTCGCGAGACGAGATCCAGCAGGGCAGCCCTCGCGTCCCCTCCCCGATCAAGAACAGCGGCGATCTCCACCAGTTGGAGCAGGTCATCGGCAGctgcaacaccatcaccaaggtcATCTTGGcagccctctccaccggcTTGAACCTGGCTGGCAAGGACCGCTTCGAGAACTCCCACCGCAACGACCGCCCCTCAGCCACCACTCTCTCCATGATGCACTACCTCCCCGCTGAGATCACCGGCCAGCACAAGGTCGGCCACCAGAAGCACACCGACATcagctccctcaccctcctcttcagcgaCCAATGGGGTCTCCAGGTCCGCCCCCCCGGAGAGTGCGGCGCCCTCGAGATGGGCTTCGTCGAGCCCCAGAAGAACTGCGCCTTCGTCCACGTCGGCGATTCCCTCCGCTTTGCCAGCGGCATGAAGTTCCAGTCGTGCATCCACCGCGTCGTACCCTTCGACCCCACCGAGCACCGGTACTCGATCGCCTACTTCCTCCGCGCCGAGGACGACACCATGTTCATGGACTCGGAGGGACGCTATGTCACCGCAAAGGACTGGCACGACCAGAAGTTCAAGGCGTTTACCGACCCTTGGTTCTACCAGGCTCAGGCGCCCAAGACGATGATTCTTGGAGGTATGGTTGAGGCTGGCGCTGATGACCCGGAGCCTGTCACCGCCTACGCCCCTCTCCCCGTTCAGATGCCCGCTTGA
- a CDS encoding hypothetical protein (EggNog:ENOG503P04B), translated as MALTEKHNVRTTLNYWDDPGDGLPPTPIFIGEGKVTNKRPHLPHEFTITDITGDEDDYRLDTHGFQYCRHKSQEEEGFTSEESIKSVYYEECKELLKDITGASHIHIFNHKVRRGPTQWHHLGFNGKNLANRGPVTRTHVDQSYVGAERRLRWEFPDKQQADELITRRYQIINIWRPIQTILKDPIAVADAKSVPDSDLVGAEMVEDGFQGESWVVRHNPHHRWYFKYRMTPEDVLLIKCFDSDTSVARRALHSAFEDPDCRDEESRQSIEVRCLVLYSDSPCVRVHQDPKRGSR; from the coding sequence ATGGCCTTGACGGAGAAGCACAATGTACGGACCACACTCAACTACTGGGACGACCCGGGAGATGGCTTGCCCCCGacccccatcttcatcgGCGAAGGAAAGGTGACGAACAAGAGGCCACACCTCCCTCACGAGTTCACCATCACGGACATTACAGGGGACGAAGACGACTACCGCCTGGATACCCATGGGTTTCAGTACTGTCGGCACAAGagtcaagaggaggagggattcACCAGTGAGGAGTCGATCAAGTCAGTCTACTATGAGGAATGCAAGGAACTTCTGAAGGACATCACGGGTGCCAGTCACAtccacatcttcaaccacaaAGTCCGCCGAGGTCCAACACAATGGCACCACTTGGGGTTCAACGGCAAGAATCTCGCCAACCGTGGCCCAGTCACCAGAACACACGTCGATCAGTCTTATGTTGGTGCCgaaaggaggttgagatgggagTTTCCTGATAAGCAACAAGCAGACGAACTGATCACGAGAAGATATCAAATCATCAACATATGGCGCCCGATTCAGACCATTCTCAAAGATCCTATTGCTGTGGCGGATGCAAAGTCGGTTCCCGACTCGGACCTGGTGGGGGCAGAAATGGTCGAGGACGGCTTTCAGGGGGAGTCGTGGGTAGTACGCCACAACCCGCATCATCGGTGGTATTTCAAATATCGGATGACACCCGAAGACGTACTCCTCATCAAGTGCTTTGACTCCGATACGTCAGTGGCACGCAGAGCATTGCACTCGGCCTTTGAGGACCCGGACTGCCGTGACGAGGAGTCTCGGCAAAGCATCGAAGTTCGGTGTCTAGTTTTGTACTCAGATTCGCCATGTGTACGTGTACACCAAGACCCGAAAAGGGGAAGTAGATAG
- a CDS encoding hypothetical protein (MEROPS:MER0014418; EggNog:ENOG503NUFT; COG:S) produces MAQDGFVLVSRESQITKKSHAAANTAPTLQHEGPHDHLAEIASFVDSQSEKLWHLNKFIHSNPEPAFQEFKAHEALTKFMRSRPERWQVTSSACGIETAWIAVYDSGRKGPAVSFNVEMDALPNLGHACGHNLIASASLAGALATAHIIEKHSLAGKVYVFGTPGEEGYHGGKIQLLNRGAYDKVDISLISHPSILNNSPFVRTTAFCRLEVEFFGRAAHAANAPWQGINALDALVASYNSISMLRQQTQPSDIIGFAITNGGGDATNIIHAYSSAVCTIRSSSASRVDTLADKVGACFGAGAQATGCTVEIKVIKGYKDHVPNMHLAASFAEHWSSMPDPYPVGPELRAHERGYTYVKASTDQGDISHALPSINVSFAIPAGPEKGGPHSADFEKAAGTKWAFDRALRVGKGMAGVAVDVLTRDGFLDTVKGEWRERFGVENKL; encoded by the exons ATGGCCCAGGACGGTTTTGTCCTTGTTTCTCGAGAAAGCCAGATCACCAAGAAGAGCCACGCGGCGGCCAACACCGCCCCAACTCTCCAGCATGAGGGCCCTCACGACCATCTGGCTGAAATTGCCTCATTTGTCGACAGTCAGTCGGAGAAGCTGTGGCACTTGAACAAGTTCATCCACAGTAATCCTGAGCCGGCTTTTCAGGAGTTCAAGGCTCACGAAGCTCTCACCAAGTTTATGCGCTCGCGGCCTGAGCGCTGGCAAGTGACGTCGTCTGCTTGCGGAATCGAGACAGCATGGATAGCAGTCTACGATAGCGGCAGAAAGGGACCGGCCGTCTCTTTCAATGTCGAGATGG ATGccctccccaatcttggTCATGCTTGTGGTCACAACCTTATCGCCTCTGCTTCCCTCGCTGGAGCACTCGCGACGGCCCATATCATAGAGAAGCACTCTTTGGCCGGAAAGGTTTATGTCTTTGGCACcccaggagaagaagggtaCCACGGGGGTAAAATCCAGCTTCTCAACCGAGGTGCCTACGACAAGGTTGACATCTCCCTCATATCTCACCCTTCCATCTTGAATAACTCGCCATTCGTTCGAACCACAGCCTTCTGCCGACTTGAGGTGGAATTCTTTGGCCGGGCAGCCCATGCGGCCAATGCTCCGTGGCAGGGAATCAACGCTTTGGATGCGCTGGTGGCGTCCTACAACTCCATCTCGATGTTGCGTCAACAGACGCAGCCGAGCGATATCATCGGTTTTGCCATTACcaacggcggaggagatgctACCAATATTATCCACGCGTACTCGTCGGCTGTGTGCACGATTCGATCCTCGAGCGCGTCCCGTGTCGATACGCTGGCTGACAAAGTCGGCGCGTGCTTCGGTGCCGGTGCTCAGGCTACTGGTTGCACTGTGGAGATCAAGGTGATCAAGGGATACAAAGATCATGTCCCCAACATGCATTTGGCCGCTTCGTTTGCTGAACATTGGAGCTCAATGCCAGACCCGTATCCCGTTGGGCCGGAATTGCGGGCTCATGAGAGAGGGTACACGTATGTCAAGGCGAGCACCGATCAGGGGGACATCAGCCATGCTTTGCCGTCGATCAATGTCAGTTTTGCGATCCCTGCCGGGCCGGAAAAAGGTGGCCCTCATAGTGCCGACTTTGAGAAGGCAGCGGGAACCAAGTGGGCTTTTGACCGAGCCTTGAGGGTGGGCAAGGGGATGGCGGGTGTGGCTGTTGATGTCCTGACGCGAGATGGGTTTCTTGACACGGTGAAGGGAGAATGGCGAGAGAGGTTTGGGGTTGAGAACAAACTCTGA
- a CDS encoding hypothetical protein (COG:S; EggNog:ENOG503P1X4) gives MEYYTFSANDGTTLAFQSSTPLTPSPSPVNDSIILFLHGFSGSSAYFTRNFPALSERSWVLGLDTRGHGRSSHSKGGYHVARLASDLRDFLLHIYSLNPGKKYKITAVGQSIGAAILWTYIELFGDAEFTSFLFVDQAPLQDRDLRFEWDEKKAHRGCYDEESMLAAQAAWVERPEETYVGLVDECLGYRYQPSSQDRDRSPEERQQNEEYFTSISRVCDGRWLARLLADHTRYDHREACELITKPTLVMAGRRSGCFSLEGMREVVERVKNGRGVNMESKAQMSVFESGHWLFWEEPERFNQEVLEWVRRWE, from the coding sequence ATGGAATATTATACATTCTCTGCCAACGATGGCACCACCCTAGCCTTCcaatcctccacccccctcacacCAAGCCCTTCACCCGTCAACGACAGCATTATTCTCTTCTTGCATGGGTTCTCCGGCTCCTCCGCCTACTTCACCCGCAACTTCCCTGCTCTCTCTGAACGCTCTTGGGTGCTCGGCCTAGATACGCGGGGTCATGGCCGGTCCAGTCACTCCAAAGGAGGATATCACGTCGCCCGTCTAGCTTCTGACTTGAGGGATTTTCTCTTACACATATATTCCCTCAACCCTGGAAAGAAGTACAAGATCACAGCAGTTGGACAGTCAATCGGCGCCGCTATTCTCTGGACCTACATTGAGCTTTTCGGGGATGCCGAGTTTACCTCATTTCTATTTGTCGACCAAGCACCACTTCAAGATCGGGATTTGAGATTCGAATGGGACGAGAAAAAGGCCCACAGGGGCTGCTATGACGAGGAGAGCATGCTCGCAGCACAAGCGGCCTGGGTTGAGAGACCGGAGGAGACATATGTTGGATTGGTGGACGAATGCCTGGGGTATCGCTACCAACCTTCTTCCCAGGATAGGGATAGAAGTCCAGAGGAGCGACAGCAGAACGAGGAGTATTTCACAAGTATCAGCAGGGTTTGtgatgggaggtggttggcgaGATTGCTGGCTGATCATACAAGGTATGACCACCGTGAAGCATGCGAGTTGATCACCAAGCCTACACTGGTGATggctgggagaaggagtGGATGCTTTTCGCTGGAAGGAATGAGGGAGGTCGTCGAGAGGGTCAAGAATGGGAGAGGGGTCAACATGGAAAGCAAGGCCCAGATGTCAGTCTTCGAGAGCGGCCATTGGTTGTTCTGGGAGGAGCCGGAACGATTCAACCAGGAGGTCTTGGAATGGGTACGCCGGTGGGAGTAA
- a CDS encoding hypothetical protein (EggNog:ENOG503P6AU; COG:J), producing the protein MESLTAKFTTAFRSERLIYRAIDMQDIPLVARMLWDPVNQGFGDPTLYTPLSGTVGSVMVQKGLEASLLAVLICLPNPQAQQDVAPGLPGNSLRAAQESAIPIGSLMLGKPTAPQTDHWRWTRMGLGVAEEHQGNGYGKEAVNWALDWAFEFAGMHRVELTTASYNDRAIAMYKSLGFKEEGRKRETIYMDRRWWDMVEFGILEGEWEALRGKKSGQSGGQRIFQGGF; encoded by the coding sequence ATGGAGTCCCTCACGGCAAAATTTACAACGGCCTTCCGGTCAGAGCGCCTTATCTATCGTGCAATCGATATGCAGGACATCCCCCTTGTGGCCCGCATGCTCTGGGATCCTGTCAACCAAGGATTTGGCGATCCTACCTTGTACACCCCTCTCAGCGGCACCGTCGGTAGCGTCATGGTCCAAAAGGGACTTGAGGCAAGCCTCCTAGCCGTATTGATCTGCTTACCCAATCCTCAGGCACAGCAAGATGTTGCACCCGGTCTCCCGGGCAACAGTCTCCGTGCAGCCCAGGAAAGTGCCATCCCCATCGGCAGTCTGATGCTGGGCAAGCCGACTGCGCCCCAGACTGACCATTGGCGCTGGACAAGAATGGGACTGGGCGTTGCGGAGGAGCACCAGGGTAATGGATACGGAAAGGAGGCTGTGAATTGGGCGCTTGACTGGGCCTTTGAGTTTGCAGGCATGCACCGTGTCGAGTTAACCACAGCCTCTTACAACGACAGGGCTATTGCCATGTACAAGAGCTTGGGATTCAAAGAAGAGGgcagaaagagagaaaccATCTACATGGAtaggcggtggtgggacaTGGTTGAGTTTGGGATTCTGGAAGGTGAATGGGAGGCGCTGAGAGGCAAGAAGTCTGGCCAAAGCGGTGGACAACGCATTTTTCAAGGGGGCTTTTGA